AGCCAGACCGCGGCCATAAGTAAAGGCTCCCAAAAAGATCGTGTTCACCGCCCCCTGTTCCTGAAAGATGTCCAGCACCCGCTCGACGCCCTCATCCACAAAAGAAACCGCCCCGGCCTGAATGCCGATCATTTTTTGTCCAGTGTTTCCTCCCGTCTCCGGCGCCCCTTCAGCCAGGGCGGCCGCATTCAAGGCCGCCCCCAGTGAAACCGCCGTCGTCGTTTTCAAAAAGTCCCTCCGCGAAACTCCCAGGCCACTCGCTTCATCATTCATAACTCTTCCTCCTTCGTTCCTCATCATTCGTGTCCACTCTGCTCACAATCTCTCCCTGTGCCAGCCTTGTCCTCAAGGTCTGTCCCTGGCGCGCCTCGGCGGCGGCCCGCAGCACCCTTCCTGAAGCCGTATCCATGGTAATCGAATAGCCGCGCGCCAAAACTTGTTCCGGTCCCAGCAGGCGGAGGCGTATTTGCAGTGCATCCAACCGTTGTTGGGTCTCGCGGAGCCTGTGGCGGACCTGTTCGCGCAGGCGTTGGCCGGCCTGGTCCAACACCTCGCGCCGTTGTTTGAGCACAAAAGCGGGACGCAATCGCCCCAGGCGGTCAGAAAGATTCCGCCATGCCAGCCGCTGGCGCCTGACGCCCTGTTGCGCGCAACGGCTCAGAGTCGTCTGCAGGTCATCCAGCCGCTGCAGCCACTCGTTGAACCGGCGGCGTGGGTGCAGACGACCCAGCCGCAGCCCGGCCTGGTTCAGCACGTATTGCTTATCAGCCATTTGTTGCCTGGCCAATTGGCCGAGGCGGGCGGTTGCCTCGGAAACAAACTGGCAACTCGAAAAGACACCTTCGGTCAGAACCTCGGCTGCAGCGCTGGGGGTGGCGGCGCGGACATCGGCGACAAAATCGCTGATGGTGAAGTCGATTTCATGGCCGACTGCGGAAACCACCGGCAGCGCCGACTCAAAAATTGCGCGGGCTACCCTTTCCTCGTTAAAGGCCCACAAATCTTCCAGGCTCCCCCCGCCGCGGGTCACCAATATCAAATCGAGGCCGCCCTGCTGCCGCTTATGGAAATCATTCAGCAAGCGAATCGCGGCGGCTATTTCCAGGGCTGCCCCGTCCCCTTGAACACGGCAGGGGGCCAAAATGAGTTCGAGCCCGGGGTTGCGCCGTTTGACCACGTGCAACACGTCCCGAATCGCCGCGCCGGTGGGTGAGGTGACCAAACCGATTCGCTGTGGAAAGCGAGGCAGAGGCCGCTTCCGTTCCGTCGCAAACAGGCCCTCTGCTTTTAATTTCAGCTTGAGCTTTTCAAAAGCGGCCTGGAGGGCGCCTAACCCCTGCAACTCAACCGTGGTGACGCGCAACTGATATTGTCCACGGAGTTCATAAACGGTGATGTCGCCGCCCAAAACCACCTTGCGCCCATCCTGCAACAAGGCGCTATCGACCTGCAATTCCCCGCGAAACAACACACAGCTCAACTGCGCCCCGGCATCTTTCAAGGTGAAATAGATATGGCCGGAACCTTGGACGCGCAGATTTGTAATCTCGCCGGTCACCCAAATCAACCCGACATGCTTTTCCAGCACGCGCCGAATTTCCCAGGTCAACTCGGTCACCGAGAGCACCTTGCGGGTCTGTTCGACTGGGAACAGCTCGCCAAAATCCCATTGTGATTTCATCGGCCCGGCCATCAACCCCCTATTAAACAGAAACCCTCCACGCTTTCAATCTCTTGCCGTACAGGGCTTACGGTGAAAGAAAGGTCCTAAGTGTATCGGGGACATCCCCGATTAGACAGTTTGGAGCAAAGGGTAGATGTTGGAGTGGTTCGCTGGGCCGACGGGGCCGACAGTAACCACAGGCCGCCCTAAATGGCAGGGCGAGTTCGGACAGAAAATGAAACCCAAAGTGAACGCATTATCGAGTCGATATGCAGCAGCGTTGAAGAAGCACCTGAGGCAAAAGCCGCGGGCAGGGCTGAAAACGGCGCGGGGACTGGGCTGCCGGGCGGCGTCGATGGGGCTGGAGACACTGGACGTGGCGAGGATTCACGA
The window above is part of the Verrucomicrobiia bacterium genome. Proteins encoded here:
- the xseA gene encoding exodeoxyribonuclease VII large subunit — its product is MKSQWDFGELFPVEQTRKVLSVTELTWEIRRVLEKHVGLIWVTGEITNLRVQGSGHIYFTLKDAGAQLSCVLFRGELQVDSALLQDGRKVVLGGDITVYELRGQYQLRVTTVELQGLGALQAAFEKLKLKLKAEGLFATERKRPLPRFPQRIGLVTSPTGAAIRDVLHVVKRRNPGLELILAPCRVQGDGAALEIAAAIRLLNDFHKRQQGGLDLILVTRGGGSLEDLWAFNEERVARAIFESALPVVSAVGHEIDFTISDFVADVRAATPSAAAEVLTEGVFSSCQFVSEATARLGQLARQQMADKQYVLNQAGLRLGRLHPRRRFNEWLQRLDDLQTTLSRCAQQGVRRQRLAWRNLSDRLGRLRPAFVLKQRREVLDQAGQRLREQVRHRLRETQQRLDALQIRLRLLGPEQVLARGYSITMDTASGRVLRAAAEARQGQTLRTRLAQGEIVSRVDTNDEERRRKSYE